One Verrucomicrobiota bacterium DNA segment encodes these proteins:
- a CDS encoding HdeD family acid-resistance protein, with amino-acid sequence MNEPIVQEVEMIKGKFQESIIKNACQVKLAGWILIVLGFAAVTFPIMGSLAVELFVSWLILFSGVAQIAYALTHRGTAHFWLTLVFGIVSTVLGIIMAAVPVVGIVTMTSLMAAWFIISGTYKFIAAFQLKPAPQWIWMLFNGIITVILGYYIIIKFDSTVAWILGLFFGIDAIFAGATILSLISHLKCPSKGK; translated from the coding sequence ATGAACGAGCCTATCGTGCAAGAAGTAGAAATGATTAAAGGGAAATTCCAAGAGTCCATAATCAAAAATGCCTGCCAAGTGAAGCTAGCGGGTTGGATACTTATTGTATTAGGCTTTGCCGCAGTGACTTTTCCCATAATGGGTTCCCTCGCGGTGGAGTTATTTGTTTCTTGGCTGATTCTTTTCTCAGGTGTTGCCCAGATAGCTTACGCTCTCACCCATAGAGGGACAGCACATTTCTGGCTGACTTTGGTCTTTGGTATTGTTTCGACTGTACTTGGAATTATCATGGCTGCTGTGCCCGTCGTGGGAATTGTCACGATGACTTCATTGATGGCGGCTTGGTTCATCATTAGCGGCACTTATAAATTCATCGCGGCATTCCAGCTTAAACCCGCGCCTCAATGGATATGGATGTTATTCAACGGGATTATTACAGTCATCCTGGGTTATTATATTATTATTAAGTTTGATTCAACGGTAGCTTGGATTCTAGGGCTATTCTTCGGTATTGATGCGATTTTTGCGGGGGCCACGATCCTTTCCCTTATTTCCCATTTAAAATGTCCGTCCAAGGGGAAGTAG
- a CDS encoding class I SAM-dependent methyltransferase, whose protein sequence is MTPFYYDPDIYDLMVDPLKRNDIPFWVGQSKPFKGAILELFCGTGQIAQALAASGKSVTGVDLSSGLVQFARKKAKRAKLNIGYEVQDVLSLDFKGWEFEFVYAPMGSMAHLVRVAELKRFFTSVKKSLRPGGIFAIDVPNPNLNFLTRVKDDRFLISRYQDKKAKCEVIVEETGYYDPVRQINHLVWHQRFSNGKCGESHELKLRVFYPEELKLLIESNGFKLLKRYGDYQGRPFRGTSPRQIVFCREK, encoded by the coding sequence ATGACACCTTTTTATTATGATCCCGATATTTATGACTTGATGGTTGATCCTCTAAAACGCAACGATATCCCGTTTTGGGTGGGACAATCCAAACCATTCAAAGGCGCTATCCTAGAGCTTTTTTGCGGGACCGGGCAAATTGCGCAGGCTCTTGCCGCCTCCGGAAAATCAGTGACGGGTGTCGATCTTTCGAGTGGCCTCGTGCAATTTGCCCGCAAGAAAGCGAAACGGGCGAAACTCAATATAGGTTATGAGGTTCAAGATGTTTTAAGCTTGGATTTTAAAGGATGGGAGTTTGAATTTGTCTATGCGCCTATGGGCTCGATGGCGCATTTAGTGAGGGTTGCTGAATTAAAGCGTTTTTTTACTTCGGTAAAAAAATCGCTTCGTCCAGGGGGGATCTTTGCCATTGATGTGCCAAATCCAAACCTTAATTTTCTCACAAGGGTCAAAGATGATCGGTTCCTGATCAGCCGTTATCAGGATAAAAAAGCAAAATGCGAGGTGATTGTGGAGGAAACTGGTTATTATGATCCGGTCCGGCAAATCAATCATTTGGTCTGGCACCAGAGGTTTTCGAATGGAAAATGTGGGGAGAGTCATGAACTCAAACTGAGGGTTTTCTACCCTGAGGAACTGAAATTGCTTATCGAATCCAATGGGTTCAAACTCTTGAAGCGATATGGGGATTATCAAGGGCGGCCCTTTCGCGGAACTTCCCCGAGGCAAATCGTTTTTTGCCGGGAAAAATAG
- a CDS encoding CYTH domain-containing protein, protein MPKEIERKFLITGDFKPQVSTSHRITQGYLSTIPGRTVRIRIKDQKGYLTIKGAINETGMSRYEWEKEIELADAHELLKLCEPGMIDKTRHLIPWGKHTFEVDEFHSENRGLVMAEIELADENDFFEKPAWLGEEVTGDRRYYNSMLMKNPFTEWSPSMKTNNSRYRTSAGPGN, encoded by the coding sequence ATGCCAAAAGAAATCGAACGTAAATTCCTCATTACTGGCGACTTCAAGCCCCAAGTAAGCACGAGTCATAGGATTACCCAAGGATACTTGTCTACGATTCCTGGGCGAACTGTCCGTATCCGGATCAAAGACCAAAAAGGATACCTAACCATCAAAGGGGCAATCAATGAAACAGGGATGAGCCGGTATGAATGGGAAAAGGAAATCGAACTGGCAGATGCCCATGAATTGCTCAAACTTTGTGAACCGGGTATGATCGATAAAACCCGTCATCTTATCCCCTGGGGAAAACATACTTTCGAGGTGGATGAATTCCACAGTGAAAACCGGGGGTTGGTGATGGCCGAAATTGAACTGGCTGATGAAAATGATTTTTTTGAGAAACCAGCTTGGCTCGGCGAGGAAGTCACCGGCGACCGTCGTTATTATAACTCCATGCTGATGAAAAACCCGTTTACGGAGTGGTCACCGTCCATGAAAACAAATAACTCACGCTACCGGACCAGCGCTGGCCCTGGTAATTAA
- a CDS encoding LacI family DNA-binding transcriptional regulator, with protein sequence MVTIRQVAEQAGVSIMTVSKVMNDASDISVKTKERVKALAVTMGYRTNPIARGLRVKSLSTIGVVIPSLTEEHMAEVVSGICKIVGSKNFKVLIEQSFSSAEEETKAVGRLIDSRVDGIILCSSPRLSRFYDIFDLSSKNGVPMVLIDRYPPNAPGMNIPFVVTDDRAGGFMATQHLISLGHRNILFLTGPAGVSSSEERKEGYRKAMIESGCEDVDKFIFSAGFDVNSGKTAMLQALDEGVKFSGIFAVNDHVAIGACEVLLAQNIKLPEEVSVIGYGNLKMGEFYKVPLTTIHQPRADIAQIAVNLLWDRLEKQPVEVRRLPVELITRASAGPVA encoded by the coding sequence ATGGTCACTATTCGACAGGTCGCTGAACAAGCCGGTGTCTCCATCATGACTGTATCGAAAGTCATGAATGATGCCTCGGACATTTCAGTCAAAACAAAGGAGCGGGTCAAGGCTTTGGCTGTGACGATGGGGTATCGGACTAATCCGATTGCTCGCGGGTTGAGAGTCAAATCATTATCTACTATAGGGGTTGTGATTCCGTCTTTGACTGAAGAGCATATGGCCGAGGTTGTTTCCGGAATTTGTAAAATTGTGGGCTCGAAAAATTTCAAGGTCTTGATCGAACAATCATTTTCCAGCGCGGAGGAAGAAACAAAAGCGGTTGGACGCCTCATTGACTCACGTGTCGACGGAATCATCCTTTGTTCATCCCCACGGCTCAGCCGGTTCTACGATATCTTCGATTTATCATCGAAAAACGGTGTGCCCATGGTATTGATTGACCGTTATCCTCCGAATGCCCCTGGCATGAATATTCCCTTTGTGGTGACCGATGATCGTGCTGGAGGCTTTATGGCGACACAGCACCTGATTTCATTGGGACACAGGAATATCCTTTTTCTCACCGGTCCAGCCGGAGTTTCATCCAGTGAAGAAAGAAAAGAGGGTTACCGTAAAGCCATGATTGAGTCGGGTTGCGAGGATGTGGATAAATTTATCTTTTCCGCAGGGTTCGATGTGAACTCGGGAAAGACGGCCATGCTCCAGGCATTAGATGAGGGTGTGAAATTCTCAGGGATTTTTGCTGTCAATGACCATGTGGCCATTGGTGCTTGCGAGGTTTTACTTGCACAGAATATTAAATTACCAGAAGAAGTATCGGTCATTGGATATGGGAATCTTAAGATGGGTGAATTCTATAAGGTTCCCCTGACCACGATTCATCAACCTCGGGCTGACATTGCCCAGATTGCGGTTAATCTCCTCTGGGATCGCCTAGAGAAACAACCTGTTGAGGTCCGCCGATTACCGGTTGAGTTAATTACCAGGGCCAGCGCTGGTCCGGTAGCGTGA
- a CDS encoding PTS sugar transporter subunit IIA, translating into MKIVELIKPELINLNLVAVKKCPAIREVADLLQNDPRILDFKKFYGELLERERIYTTSVGNELAFPHARIDQLTDMVVAVGRSVAGVDFEDNGLSTVKLIFIIGTPKKMVTDYLRLVGGLARILKHSDVRSQLLKASTTAEFISIIEEAEGKI; encoded by the coding sequence ATGAAAATAGTCGAACTGATCAAACCTGAATTAATCAACCTGAATCTCGTAGCGGTGAAAAAATGTCCCGCCATCAGGGAGGTGGCTGATTTACTCCAAAATGACCCGCGTATCTTAGATTTTAAGAAATTTTACGGGGAGTTACTTGAGCGGGAGAGGATTTATACAACCAGCGTTGGAAATGAACTGGCTTTTCCCCATGCCCGGATCGACCAATTGACTGACATGGTCGTGGCGGTAGGACGCAGTGTTGCCGGTGTCGATTTTGAGGATAACGGGCTCTCTACGGTGAAATTGATCTTCATTATCGGGACACCGAAAAAAATGGTGACTGATTACCTCAGGCTCGTCGGTGGATTGGCCCGCATCCTCAAGCACTCCGATGTCAGGAGCCAATTGTTGAAGGCCTCCACTACTGCAGAATTCATCTCCATTATCGAAGAAGCCGAAGGCAAGATTTAA
- a CDS encoding NAD(+)/NADH kinase, translated as MNNVKAIGIIANSQKQESAGITRFILDAAKRRGIKAFLDTNTACLMGKEETHEVKDLGRKSDLIIILGGDGTLLQVAHGLKGSQTPVLGINLGGLGFLTAVGIDEAKGAMAAILAGKFITSSRAQIHVEVYRDDEPVFRSLSLNEVVICRAEVLRTIRIDIQVDHEEFTTYAGDGLIVSTPTGSTAYNLSGGGPVVHPEADVFVLTPICPHALANRSIVLSDRSCISARIHEQDYLINLTVDGQEQFALEPTDRVVLRKAKEKVQLAKLEGYSYYQVLREKLKWRGSNIEVKK; from the coding sequence ATGAATAACGTCAAAGCCATAGGGATCATCGCAAACAGCCAAAAGCAGGAATCGGCTGGGATTACCCGTTTTATATTGGATGCAGCAAAAAGGAGGGGGATCAAGGCTTTCTTGGATACAAATACCGCCTGTTTGATGGGGAAGGAAGAGACCCATGAGGTCAAGGATCTCGGGAGAAAATCGGATTTGATTATTATCTTGGGAGGGGACGGGACTTTATTGCAGGTCGCCCACGGGTTAAAGGGCTCACAAACACCGGTTTTGGGAATTAACCTGGGGGGGTTGGGATTCCTGACGGCGGTAGGAATTGATGAGGCTAAAGGGGCCATGGCCGCTATTTTGGCTGGAAAATTTATAACAAGTTCGCGCGCTCAAATCCACGTGGAGGTTTATCGGGATGATGAACCGGTCTTTCGATCATTGAGTCTTAATGAGGTTGTGATCTGTCGTGCGGAAGTGCTCAGGACCATCCGTATAGATATCCAGGTTGATCACGAGGAATTCACCACTTATGCGGGGGATGGGCTTATTGTTTCGACCCCCACAGGTTCGACGGCTTATAATCTTTCAGGCGGAGGCCCGGTGGTGCATCCGGAGGCGGATGTTTTTGTGCTTACACCGATATGTCCACATGCCTTGGCTAACCGTTCGATTGTGCTCAGTGACCGGTCATGTATTTCAGCGCGTATTCATGAGCAAGATTATTTAATTAATTTGACTGTGGACGGGCAGGAGCAATTTGCTTTAGAACCTACTGACCGGGTGGTGCTCCGGAAAGCCAAGGAAAAAGTACAGCTAGCCAAACTTGAGGGGTATTCATACTATCAGGTGTTGAGAGAAAAACTCAAATGGCGCGGATCAAATATTGAGGTTAAGAAATGA
- a CDS encoding TlyA family RNA methyltransferase: MARTTRLDILIVERGIIESREKAKRMIMAGEVFVDGQMVAKADHKTKPESVVTLKTHEKYVSRGGLKLEAALAEFHLDVSGKICLDVGASTGGFTDCLLQHGAKKVFAIDVGHGQLSWKLQQDARVVSRENINARNLESEQFDLPLEFSCVDVSFISLKKILRPLFNKIVAGADTVVLIKPQFEAGREVMDRCRGVLKDRDIQDQIAQDIRGFAQDTGFNVIGLMDSPIFGAEGNREFLIGLRKK; this comes from the coding sequence ATGGCACGGACCACGCGCTTAGACATTTTGATTGTTGAGCGCGGGATTATTGAAAGCCGTGAAAAAGCTAAGCGGATGATTATGGCCGGCGAAGTATTTGTCGATGGTCAAATGGTCGCGAAAGCCGATCACAAGACAAAACCCGAATCTGTGGTTACCCTTAAAACCCATGAGAAATATGTCAGCCGCGGTGGGCTCAAGCTCGAGGCGGCCTTGGCGGAATTTCATCTCGATGTCTCCGGGAAAATCTGTCTGGATGTCGGGGCATCGACGGGTGGATTTACCGATTGCCTTTTACAGCACGGAGCAAAAAAAGTTTTTGCCATTGATGTGGGCCATGGCCAACTCTCGTGGAAACTCCAACAGGACGCACGCGTGGTCTCCCGGGAGAATATTAATGCTCGGAATCTCGAAAGTGAGCAATTTGATCTACCCTTGGAGTTTTCCTGTGTGGATGTTTCATTTATTTCATTGAAGAAAATCCTGCGTCCCTTATTCAATAAGATTGTTGCCGGTGCCGATACTGTGGTATTGATCAAGCCGCAGTTTGAAGCGGGTAGAGAGGTGATGGATCGGTGCCGTGGAGTATTAAAAGACCGGGATATCCAAGATCAAATCGCGCAGGATATCAGAGGGTTTGCACAAGACACCGGATTCAATGTCATAGGATTAATGGACTCACCCATTTTTGGAGCGGAAGGAAACCGTGAGTTTTTAATAGGGCTCAGGAAAAAATGA